Genomic DNA from Chlorogloeopsis sp. ULAP01:
AGAAACGCGAGTTGTATCAGTACAAGCAGAAATTAATAATATAGGTGGGCAACTCAAACCGGGAATGTTTGCAGAGCTTGAAGTTATGACAAATCAAGCATCAGACGCTCAGTTGGTGATTCCTAGTTCAGCTGTAGTTGATGTAAATGGTAAAAAAACTGTCTACGTGCAAAATGGTAATGCTTACCAACCGATTGAAGTCAGCTTAGGGCAAACTTCCGGAGACTTAATTGAGGTAAAGACTGGTTTATTTGAGGGAGATTTAATAGTTACTCAGCGTGCGCCCCAACTTTATGCACAATCATTGCGGGGTGGTGCTAAGACAACAGATACAACAAAAGAAACTCCTGCACAGGCAACTGAAGTTAAAACATCTAGCTTACCAGTACCGCTGTGGTTGCTAGGAGTAGGTGGAGGAGGTGTGATCGCTACCATTGCTTTCATGGCTGGTGTTTACATCACAAGTCGTCGCAATCAGTCGCAGCAGCTAGTACTAATAGGCAGTTCGTCGGAGTTAGATACTTCTGCTCGTGATACAGAAACTCATCACATTTCCAAAAATTCGACCACAGATGGACACCGATAAACACCGATAGGCACTATCTTAAATTGAACTAAATATGTTAAATGCTATTCTCAAGTGGTCGATTGTCCAACGTTGGATAGTGGTGCTAGGAGCTATTGTTGTTACCTTTTTGGGTGTGTATAACCTTACCCAGATGCCCCTAGATGTCTTTCCTGATTTTGCCCCACCCCAAGTAGAAATTCAAACCGAAGCTCCAGGACTTGCTCCGGAAGAAGTCGAGTCTTTAATTACTTTACCAATAGAAAGTGCAGTTAATGGTACGCCAGGAGTAGAAACGGTGCGTTCTTCCTCAGCAGTTGGTATTTCTGTTGTGAAGGTGATTTTTAAATGGGGAACTAATGTTTATCAAGCGCGGCAATTAGTGACAGAACGGTTGCAACAGGCGCTGCAAAAACTACCAGAAGGTGTGGAAAACCCGCAAATTTCCCCGATTTCTTCTCCTATTGGTACGGTTGTGCAATATGCTTTCACTACCGAAACAACTCCAATGATGGAAGTGCGGCGTTTGGTTGATCGAGATATTACCAACCGACTGCTAGCTGTACCGGGTGTTTCTCAGGTGATTGCCTATGGTGGTGATGTTCGCCAGTATCAGGTTTTAGTCGATCCAGCCAAGCTCAAGGCTTTTAATGTCACCCTCGAAGAAGTAACAGCAGCAGCCAGAGGTGCAAATGTTAATGCTGCGGGTGGCTTTTTGATTAATCCCGATCAAGAAATTGTGATTCGTGGAGTAGGGCGTATAGATTCAATTGAGCAACTGGGAAATTCCGCGATCGCAGCTCGCAATGGTACGCCGATTCTACTCAAAGATATTGCTGATGTGCGCATTGGTGCAGCCCTCAAGCGTGGAGATGGCAGTTTAAACGGTCAAAGGGCGATCGTAGTGATGGTTAACAAGCAACCCCAATATGATACTCCGACTGTCACACGAGCGATCGAAAGGGCAATGGAAGAGGTAAAAGCTGGTTTGCCCAAAGATGTCAAAGTTATAGAAACTTTTCGCCAAAATAATTTTATTGATGCAGCGATTGAAAATGTTACCAGTTCTCTACGTGATGGTACTATCATCGTTTCGATTATCCTGCTGATGTTTTTGATGAACTGGCGCACCGCAGTTATTACCCTTAGTGCCATTCCTTTGTCAGTTTTAATTGGGATGATGATTTTGGGCTGGTTTGGTCAAGGTATTAATACTATGACACTAGGGGGTTTAGCTGTAGCCATTGGTTCGGTAGTCGATGACTCTATCGTCGATATGGAAAATTGCTACCGAGGTTTGCGCAAGAACCAAGCAGCAAGCAATCCAGTACATCCCTTCAAAGTTGTCTATGATACTTCAGTAGAAGTCAGAGTTAGTGTAATTTTTTCTACTATAATTATTGCCGTTGTCTTTGCGCCGATTTTCTCACTGACAGGCGTGGAAGGTCGGATATTTGCACCGATGGGAGTTGCCTACTTAGTGTCAATTTTTGCTTCTACTTTTGTAGCAATGACCCTTTCCCCTGCGTTGTGCGCGATTTTATTAGCAAATAGACGCTTACCTGCGGATGACACTTGGGTGAGTGCTTTATCGCAAAGATTTTATCGACCAATGTTACATTTTTCGATTCGCTTCCCTACAATTATTTTGGCGGTGGCGGGGGCATCTTTAGTAGCATCTTTGGTTATTCTCCCAAGTTTGGGGCGAGTATTTTTGCCTGAGTTCCAAGAACCTTCGTTAGTAAACGCAGTTCTGCTTTATCCAGGCAGTTCCCTAGAAGCAACCAATCAAGTTGGATTTGTGATGCAGGATGCTCTCAAAAATGATAAACGATTTAAATCAGTGCAGTTAAGATCTGGACGCGCTCCTGGTGATGCAGATGCAGGTGGAGTTAACTTAGGACATTTAGATGTAGAACTGAGTACAGAGGGATTGAAAGATAGGGAAGGAAGTATTGAGAAACTACGAGCCGAATTTGCGAAAATACCCGGAGTTGCACCGAATATCGGCGGTTTTATTTCTCACCGCATGGATGAAGTTTTATCTGGCGTGAGGAGTGCGATCGCAATCAAAATTTTCGGTCCCGATTTGGAAGAATTACGCCGTTTGGGGGCAGAAGTTCAAACAGCAGTAAGTAATATTTCCGGGCTTGTAGACTTACAACTCGAACCCCAAGTCCCAATTAAACAGTTGCAAATTAATTTTAACCGAGAAGCAGCAGCTCGCTATGGCTTAACTGTCGGTAATTTGACTGAGATGGTAGAAACTGCTCTCAATGGCAGAGTAGTATCTCAGGTTCTCAAAGAGCAGCAATTGTTTGACTTGGTGGTTTGGTTAAAAGAAGATGCTCGCAATAACTTAGATATTATCCGCAACTTACTAGTAGATACTCCTACAGGTCAAAAAATTCCTCTCGCTCAAGTCGCCAGTATAGACTACGGAACTGGCCCCAACACAATTAACCGGGAAAATGTTTCTCGCCTCATTGTAGTGTCTGCAAACGTATCAGGTCGAGATTTAGGTTCTGTAGTAGATGAAATTCAAGCCCAAGTCAAAAACTCAGTAAAACTACCCACAGGTTACTTTATTCAATACGGCGGTC
This window encodes:
- a CDS encoding efflux RND transporter permease subunit, producing MLNAILKWSIVQRWIVVLGAIVVTFLGVYNLTQMPLDVFPDFAPPQVEIQTEAPGLAPEEVESLITLPIESAVNGTPGVETVRSSSAVGISVVKVIFKWGTNVYQARQLVTERLQQALQKLPEGVENPQISPISSPIGTVVQYAFTTETTPMMEVRRLVDRDITNRLLAVPGVSQVIAYGGDVRQYQVLVDPAKLKAFNVTLEEVTAAARGANVNAAGGFLINPDQEIVIRGVGRIDSIEQLGNSAIAARNGTPILLKDIADVRIGAALKRGDGSLNGQRAIVVMVNKQPQYDTPTVTRAIERAMEEVKAGLPKDVKVIETFRQNNFIDAAIENVTSSLRDGTIIVSIILLMFLMNWRTAVITLSAIPLSVLIGMMILGWFGQGINTMTLGGLAVAIGSVVDDSIVDMENCYRGLRKNQAASNPVHPFKVVYDTSVEVRVSVIFSTIIIAVVFAPIFSLTGVEGRIFAPMGVAYLVSIFASTFVAMTLSPALCAILLANRRLPADDTWVSALSQRFYRPMLHFSIRFPTIILAVAGASLVASLVILPSLGRVFLPEFQEPSLVNAVLLYPGSSLEATNQVGFVMQDALKNDKRFKSVQLRSGRAPGDADAGGVNLGHLDVELSTEGLKDREGSIEKLRAEFAKIPGVAPNIGGFISHRMDEVLSGVRSAIAIKIFGPDLEELRRLGAEVQTAVSNISGLVDLQLEPQVPIKQLQINFNREAAARYGLTVGNLTEMVETALNGRVVSQVLKEQQLFDLVVWLKEDARNNLDIIRNLLVDTPTGQKIPLAQVASIDYGTGPNTINRENVSRLIVVSANVSGRDLGSVVDEIQAQVKNSVKLPTGYFIQYGGQFESEQRATHNLLVFGGLAIVIISILMYFAVNSVAAMLMIMINLPLAVVGGIFSIAIAGGIVSVASLVGFITLFGVATRNGLLLVDNYNNKLAQGMTLREVIFEGSMERLVAILMTALTSALGMVPLVIGTGAGKEILQPLAVVVLGGLFTSTALTLLVLPALYAKFGKLLMPKQLS